In Atribacteraceae bacterium, the DNA window AACCGGATGCAGCGAGCGCTTTATGAGTACATCATCATCGGTCCGAAAACCAATATTCCCTTCCACAAAGCGGTTTTGACCAGGCCGGATTTCCTGGCCGGGAAACTGACCACTCATTTCATTACCGAACAGAAGGGCCTCGTCCCGGAAATAGAACGGATTATTGTCGAAGAGAGGGCTTTGCAGCAAAAACTGGAAAAAATCTTCAATCAGGATCAAAAAAAGGCCGCTATCGCCGCTGCGGTAGGTACGGCAATCCAACAGGCTCGTAACCGTTCCTGACCGTTCCGGGGCAAGGCGATCAGGATCAGTCTCTGTCGCCTTGCCCCGGTGGTGATTTCAGAATAAAAAAGGGCAGAGATACCTATTTCCACAGTTTTACCGCCACCCATATGATCATGGCCAGGACCAGCATCAGCAATGCCGCTCTGATCCCCAGCTTGGCGGCCACTACGATGAACAGCACTAAACCGACAGGCACCACAAGTCGGCGCCATAACCCGCCGGATCCCAACCCTCCCCCGAACGTCATCCCTCTGGAGCGATCATAGGCCGCCCTCCTGACCGGATCAGAGAGTACCTCATAGGCCTCGTTGAGCCGCTTCATCTGATCGGCCGCATCCGGTGAGGTGTTCACATCTGGATGGTATTTCGCTGCCAGTCTACGGTAAGCCGCGCCGATCACTTCTCTATCCGCCTCGGTATGGACCTGAAGGGTGGCGTAATAGTCGGGCTTTGCCATGACCAGTTACCGCGCTCAGTCCACGGGTCGCGGACTCTGCAGAAATCTGAAGAGTTCGGAGTCGGCTCTCAGCACCAGCGTAGTTTCCCCTCCTAGGAACTCCTCGTATGCCTCCAGGCTCCTCACAAAGCCAAAGAACTCAGGGGCCTGCTCAAAGGCTGCGGCATATATTGCGACAGCTTTGGCATCTCCATCTCCCCTCAGTATCCTGCTTTCTTTCTCCGCTTGAGCCAGCAAAACCACTACCTCCCTGTCGGCGTCGGCCGTGATTTTTTTAGCCTCTTGCGCCCCTTCAGCCCGAGACTCCATGGCCATCCTTTCCCGTTCCGCTCTCATCCGGGCAAAAACAGCTTCCTGTACCCCTTCGGGAAGATCAACCCTTTTCATGCGAACATCTATTACTTCTATACCAAAGTCACGGCGGGTAATTCTGTCCGTATGGCGGCTGACGGTGTCCATAATCGGCTTTCTCTCGAGACGAATGATGTCCCAAAGGTTGTGTGCGGCAAGCTCTTCCCGCAATCTGGAGATAGCAATGCTATTTAACCTGAGCCTGGCACCATGCTCATCTCTTACCGCTTTATAGAATAGATGAGGATCTACAATTCTCCAGCGCGTGTAACTATCTACCATCAGCCTTTCTTTGTCCAAAGTAATAAACTCCGTCGCAGGGGCATCGGCCTCCAGCACCCTTCGTTCCATACGGATCACCGATTGAATGAATGGGATTTTGAAGTTCAACCCCGGCTCCTTGATCGTCCTTACATACTCGCCAAGTGCAAGGATAATCGCCTGTTTTCTCTCATCAATGGTGAATACCGCCTGAGAGAGTACTATCAGGGCCACCAGAACCAGCACGATAACTATCACTGCTTTTTTCATTCTTCACCCTCCGCTGGTTCCTCCAGCTCGATCAGATCCCCCAGGGGCAGAAAGGGCATCAGGTTGCCGCCGACCGCGGGATCGATAATGAAATTCTCGGTTTCAGCCAGAACACGCTCTATCGTCTCCAAGAACAACCTTTGGCGGGTCACTGCCGGCGCCTTCCGGTACTCTTCAAGAATCTTGCCAAACCGCGCCGCCTCACCTTCAGCCAGCGCTATCCTTTCGTCTCGGAAGGCGGTGGCCGCGTGTACCATCGCCGCCGCCTCTCCCCTGGCTCGGGGGACTACATCACGAGCATATCCTTCAGCTTCCCGGATAAGCCTTTCTCTGTCCGCCTTGGCCCGCACCACATTATAGAAGGCTTCCCGGACTTCATCGGGGGGATCTACTACCTGCAATTCCACTCCCACCACGTGCAGTCCAGTCAAATGACTATCCAACAGAAACTGTAGAAACTCCCAGGTCTCAGTTTCGACCTCAGGTCGACCCACAGTCATCGCATGATCAATGGTCATCTCTCCGATAGCGCTTCTAAGGGCGACCTCAGCGTTTACTTCCAGAGCCCGCTCAGGGGATTCAGCACGGAAGAGAAATTTTTCGGCGTCGACCACCTGATAAAGCACCAAAACCTGAACATCGGCTATGTTCTTGTCCCCAGTGAGCATTATCGCTTCATCTGGCACTCGCACGTGTCTTTCCGGCCTACCCGGCTGCTCTTCCACGGTCATGAAGCCGATCTCAGCCCGTCTTATCCCGGCCACATTGACCACATCGTGCGCCTGGATGGGCCAGGGCAGGCGATAGTTCAACCCAGGGCCGGTTTGGGATATAAATCTCCCAAATTGCCTCACCACCCCTAATGCGCCAGGGCCAACAGTATATATCCCACTTGCCAGCCAGATTGCCAGCACAATTCCGATTACCACTCCCACCACTTGCCTCATTTTGAGCAGCTTCCGCATTCCCTCACCTCCCCTCTGCCCCACTATCTTCTGCCAGATATCCCTCCATGCTGTCTGATCTCCTTCCGGCGTCGGCGGCCAACGCCCTCCTGGGTTTCCGGTCATTCCGGCACCTCCTTCCTTTCTCTTTTCCAACTACTCGCCTTCCTCGCACAAGTTACGTAACCAGAGAGGTTAAGCGATACTATCCGATGTATTTGTTCAACCCTTCCTGGGACAGGCCTTCATCTGCTCCGGCTGTCTATTCGGCTTCACTGGTAATATCGGACAGGTCGACTTCAACCCCGATCATTTCAATAAATGCTTCGGGCACGGCATAAAAAGCCACTGGGTTTGGAGGTTCAGTCGCAAAGCGCGTATTCTCTGAAACCAAGCTATGAGTAAAGAGGTAATTTCCAATCAGTACCAAAATAGTATTCCCCATTGCCTCCCCTGTCAAATTCTAAAAGGGAGGCAATGGCCTGTATGGTGAATTTGAAGAATGTTCATCGCGAATATTCAATCGCCGGATTTATTGTGGTTTAACAAAAGGCCATGTGGTTGTTTTCGAAAAGAACCAGGAGAATCTTGAAAAATGGTCCGGAACCAACCGGAGCAAATAACCCCGGCCTCATTGCTCCTATTGTCTGATAATGAGTTCCTTGCCATCGTTTTCCGGGCGATTGACCAGCCTTGACACCGGATAGGTCTCCATCTCCCCCTCCGGAAACGGACTACACAATCTCGCGTAGGTTTCCTGGTCGGCCCCGTTCCACAGCCAGGAATCGATGTCTGATGGTGATACGATCACCGGCATACGGTCGTGGATGGATCTCAGCAGGTTGTTTGGAGTCGTGGTCAGTATTGTGAACGTCTCAAGAGCCCCTTCGTTTCTTTCCCAATATTCCCAGAGACCGGCCAGGGAAAAAAGGCGGGAATTTTTCAGGATGCTGTAGTATGGCTGCTTGACTTTTCCTTCCCGCTTCCATTCATAAAACCCGCTGATCGGGACCAACGCCCGTCTTCGGAGAAAACTTGAGCGAAAAGCCGCTTTCTCCCGAACGGTTTCGCAACGGGCATTGATCAGACGGTTCCCAACAGACGGATCCTTAGCCCAGGATGGCACCAGTCCCCAGCGCATAAAACGTATCCGTTTACTCCCCCCGGCTCCTTCACTGACAACAACCGGAGCGATCTGACCGGGACTAATGTTGTAACGGGGCGTCAACTCTTCAGACATTTTCAAACCAAAGAGCTTTTCCACCTCACGTTTGCTCACCACTAAAGCAAAGCGTCCACACATGATGGGTATTATATCCGAAAAATCTTGGCCGGGGTGACCGCTCCGGTGGATTCAGGACAAAAAACACCATCGCTTTATCGGGCAAATTACGGGACAATCGCTTCGATGCCGGTTAACTCGCAGAAATCGACGAGGGCCGGAGCCAAGCCTGTACCGTAACCCAGACAGGCATACTCATTGGTCCAGGCCTGAATGAGTTTCTCCATATCTCCATGGGGGGTGACGAACCCGTGAGGCCAGAAAGGGATACCACATTCTTCACGACGCTTTTTCACCTGTTCGGCTGGTGGCTCAAAGATGGTTACCGGGCAGATGACCATCTGGAATCGGCCGTTCTCACGGCCTAGGCGGGCCAGAACACCCTCTCCGACTTTACAAACCAGCTGAACCGCCAGGCCACCCGCTTCTCCTTCGGTCGGCACTCCATGTTGGGAGAACCCGGCCGGGCCGACTTTTCCAGCCAGAGACGGCGGGATCGCCCCGTCGCCGATGATCTTGATCTCTTTTTTCCTCTTGTCAATGTGCTGAAGGTCTCCGTAATAAATCGGGTCATCACTCAAAGCGTTGAGAAGGTAAACAGTCAGGGCGGTGTTGAAATCACCCAGGGTGGCTGTGGCCTGCCTGTCTTCAAGCATCATGGATTGGGCGAAAGAGGTGGCACAGTAATCATCGCCCATTCCGGGGAAGGATTGGATGGTATAGAAATCCCAGCCTTCCTCTTTGATGATCTTTTTAATGGCCAGGTATAGGCGCAGTGACCGTTCGTTGGCGGTGTTATTTTCGGGAAGGGAGCCAAACAGTTCCCGCAGGCGGGGCTCCAGCGCTTTCAGTTCTTCAGGCCTAACCGCTTCGGCGGTCCGGATGAGGGTTGTCGTATCCCGGGAATCGATGTCGATTCCAAACTGACGCATCCATTGCGATGGATCGGCCGTTCCCACCGTTTGTCCCATGCCCCGGCCACCGAAGGTGCCTATGGTCGAGAGATTCAAGGCATTTTTGAGGTACGCGGCCCGGCAATAACTCACAACCCGGTTGACCTCCTCCGACTCATCCGCTCCACCGTATACGAACCGGTGCGGTATTCCGACCTCGCGAAGGGCCCCGTGCATAACCAGTCCACCCACCGGACGCCAACCCTGTGAACCAGGGTGAGTCCACAAACAAAGTCCTTTTCCGGTTAAAGCGAAGTCCCGAATTGCGCCGATCAAGTGAGCCGCCCATACCCAGGTCCCGGAGAAAAGGATGACACCGTCAACCGCATCGTTATCTTTCATGGTCTTCAAAGCGATCCGAGCTTCTTCTTTGGTGGCGATCACCGTATCGTGTTCCACGAGCCTGATCCCCTGCCGACGCAGGGCATCCTTGGAACGGGATATCACCGATTCATCTATCCAAAGTTTCCCCATCGGATCCAGCAAGCCGTCCTTATGCACTCCAAATACGATAAATCCTATGGTCGGCTGAATCATAAATACGATCCTCCTTTCAGTAAATCTCTCATTGACTACGGCATTGTTTCCAAGTATTGATCAAAACCTTGGTGTTTTTCCAGGCGTTTTCGGTATCTTCCCGTATGTTATCAACCGGAGAAAGGATAAATCCACCCCCTTTGCCTAACACTGTACAGGCATATAAAACTGCCTCTTCCGTTTCCTTTTCCGTACCCAGCTCCACAGTCAACGCTCCACTAACGCCACCCCACAATGCCCGGCCTTTTTCCCGGAAACGATGCTTCACGGTAGCAAGCTCGGTGCCCTTTCCCTCTACCGGGTCAAGACCGATCAAGACATCGACTCCACAATCCAAAATGGTATCGAGAATCGGGGTAAAGGCACTGGTGATGATGTATCCGAACAGTTTTCCAGCCTGGTGAACTAATTCAACCTCTCTGTGCAATAGCGGAGCGATCAGGGCGGCATAGGATTTCGGTGTCCAGAATTCGCAAGTCTCATACCAGCCGCGCCGCCAGATACAATCGGCAGCGGTCATTTCCAGGTAGAGTTCAATCTGCTTCAGGTTCCAGTCATGAATGATGGAAAGGTATTCACCAATAATAGCGGGACGGGTGAGAGAAAGTTCCATGATCGGGACATAGCCCGATAGCCAGGCCAGAGCGTCGGCTCCCATAACTCCATAATCAACCGTTGTCCCCGGCTCCGCGAGGGCCTGCCAGCCACCGATCTGGCAAAGTTGATGCTCCCGGGCAATCTCGTTTGATTCTTGGGCTTGACATCGTAAGGCCTCGATGTGTTCGTTGCGAAACGGTCCAAACAAATAACGCGCTTTCTCCAAATCCTGTTCTGGTTTGACCAAAAACTCTTCTGTGCGAGGGATTAGCCAATCGTCAAACAGTGGTAAATGTTCACAAGTGGGCCAGCCGTTTCTCTGAACGACGCGGGAACAAAGCGGTCCGGCAGGGGTATCGATCCGGCGGGAAAAAATTGTTTCATTACCCCGCCGTTCCTGCCAGTCATGAACCTGAGCTTGCGGGTGAAGACTATGTTTGAGGAGGCCTGCCGGCACATAAGCGTCCATTCCCAAGGTTAGCTGTTTCTCGACATATTCCCGCCGGGTGCGGGCCGTTCTCCAGAGATTGAAAAACAGCATAAAGCAACAGGGGATGTAGTCTGGCTGGCCGCCCCTCAGCGCCGTAAGCACTCTCTCGCGTGAAGTCAACGGATGCCTCCTGGCTTCACCTCTCTAAAAAGAATGGTACTCGGTTAACGGTGATGGGTAATCGGCGATGGGGGAAACCCCTTCATCGCTTCCTTCTTGACGCTTTCGGCCCTGCCGACCGGACAGTTCCATTGGATGAACCGGGAAATAATAGACATGGGTTGACAACTTAGTTAGTTCTATATACTATCTAACTATATCGGTTGTATTTTGTCAAGTACGGATTAATGATTCCACTGCAATAAGTAATTTTGCTGCAAAAGAACGAAGGAAGCCTGGGCCTGAGTTGCCTAAATCAGCCGCCGAAATCACCGCATTTTCGAAGTAAATATGCCAAGGATGGCCTTTTCAGCATCACTGTAACCGGACGTGGTCATTGATGCGTGCGAGAAAATGCCAGATGAGGCGGGGCTGATGGCAACGGGGCCTTGCTGAAATGAGTTTTTGCAGCAAAATCAAGTTTGCTATCATAGCCATAGAATCCAGGACAACGGGGGAATCCCGGTAATGGAGAATTCATCATCGGAAGCAAAAAGCCGACTGTGTCGGTTGGCAGGCCATCATTCAGCACGAAACTGACCATCGGGGCTGGCAAATTCATTGGTAAAAATCGGACCGGCCAATTCCCTCACGCCCCATTGATCCTTATCCACCAAGGAGTTCATCCAGATCCGCCATGACCGGTGTAAAAACTTTCACTTTTGAAAGAAGGCGTTCCACCTGGTCAACATCGACATGAGCGGCATCCCAAACCGCGGCATTGGCCGCCCCTGCCGCCACACCCCAGGCAAGCCATTCTCGGGGATCGCCGGTTTTTCCCTGGGTATGGAGAAAGGCTGCCAGAAATGCATCGCCCGACCCGACGGGATTGACCGTTTCCACGCGGGGAGGGAGGGCCGCCCATAAATCATGTTTCCCACTCAGGAGAACACCACGCTCTCCAAAAGTGACAATGCTCCATTCCACCCCCCCCTCCCGAAGCATCAGGAAAAAGGCTGTAAGGTCCTTCCATTCTTGCAGGGATCTCCTCCAGGTTTCTTCGGCTTCCGCAATATTCATTTTTACCAACCAGGGTTTAGCCTTCAAAGCCCGCATGAGAGGCTCTCCTCGGCCGTCGATCACTGTTTTTTTCCCGGGGATCGCTTCAAACAGCTTTTGATATAAATCCACCCGACAATTGGGCAGACTACCGCAAGCCACCACCATGTCGGATTCTTCGGCATACCGGACAAAAATATCGATGAGATCAGATGCTGCATCATTTGTAAGCAGGGGGGGTGGTTCAAAAAAGCTGGTTTGCCGCCAGCCAGCTTCTACCACAGTAGTCACCATCCGGGTGAGTCCAGGGATGTAATATGGCACGACCTGAATCCCCTCATTTTGTAAGAGTTCGCTGACCCGATCGCCGGTATAGCCGGCCAGGAGACAAAAATTTACCACTTCCCCTCCCAGACCCTTCAGAACTCGACACACATTCGATCCTTTTCCACCGGCTATTTCACGATATTCCCGAACCACAATCCGGTCACCGGATGCCAGCTGATTGACGAACAGGGTTTTGTCAATGCAGGGGTTCAGGGTCAAGGTCAGAATCACTTCCGATCACCGTCCCCGCATTAAAACTTGTGCGGAAGTCAACTGTCCAAGCCGGTTGATTGATTCCCGACTCGCAGGGGTTCCCTTTCCGATCTCCGAGTAAAAACGGTTTTTCTCTGACCTGGACCGGAAATGTCTTCGCGCCCAATCGCTCCCGTACCCTCTTCGGGAAGACAATTCAAGCACGCTATGTCCCCAGAGAACCCAGGCACTTTCAAAAAAATGCGGCGACAGTGAACATAGATAGGGAGAATCTAAATCGTCTACGAACTTTTGACCGTTCTTGTTCATCTCCGTCCCGACAAAAACGGGCATATGGTGATCCCGCGCCACTCCCACCATCCGGTGAAAATTGGCGACCTTTTGACGACGCTCCTCCTCGTCCGGCACATTCCAGTTCCGGTCGGGTACCATAAAGAACGACTCCACCCCATGATCCT includes these proteins:
- a CDS encoding 1-phosphofructokinase family hexose kinase codes for the protein MILTLTLNPCIDKTLFVNQLASGDRIVVREYREIAGGKGSNVCRVLKGLGGEVVNFCLLAGYTGDRVSELLQNEGIQVVPYYIPGLTRMVTTVVEAGWRQTSFFEPPPLLTNDAASDLIDIFVRYAEESDMVVACGSLPNCRVDLYQKLFEAIPGKKTVIDGRGEPLMRALKAKPWLVKMNIAEAEETWRRSLQEWKDLTAFFLMLREGGVEWSIVTFGERGVLLSGKHDLWAALPPRVETVNPVGSGDAFLAAFLHTQGKTGDPREWLAWGVAAGAANAAVWDAAHVDVDQVERLLSKVKVFTPVMADLDELLGG
- a CDS encoding DnaJ domain-containing protein, with translation MAKPDYYATLQVHTEADREVIGAAYRRLAAKYHPDVNTSPDAADQMKRLNEAYEVLSDPVRRAAYDRSRGMTFGGGLGSGGLWRRLVVPVGLVLFIVVAAKLGIRAALLMLVLAMIIWVAVKLWK
- the hflC gene encoding protease modulator HflC, with product MKKAVIVIVLVLVALIVLSQAVFTIDERKQAIILALGEYVRTIKEPGLNFKIPFIQSVIRMERRVLEADAPATEFITLDKERLMVDSYTRWRIVDPHLFYKAVRDEHGARLRLNSIAISRLREELAAHNLWDIIRLERKPIMDTVSRHTDRITRRDFGIEVIDVRMKRVDLPEGVQEAVFARMRAERERMAMESRAEGAQEAKKITADADREVVVLLAQAEKESRILRGDGDAKAVAIYAAAFEQAPEFFGFVRSLEAYEEFLGGETTLVLRADSELFRFLQSPRPVD
- the hflK gene encoding FtsH protease activity modulator HflK, whose translation is MRKLLKMRQVVGVVIGIVLAIWLASGIYTVGPGALGVVRQFGRFISQTGPGLNYRLPWPIQAHDVVNVAGIRRAEIGFMTVEEQPGRPERHVRVPDEAIMLTGDKNIADVQVLVLYQVVDAEKFLFRAESPERALEVNAEVALRSAIGEMTIDHAMTVGRPEVETETWEFLQFLLDSHLTGLHVVGVELQVVDPPDEVREAFYNVVRAKADRERLIREAEGYARDVVPRARGEAAAMVHAATAFRDERIALAEGEAARFGKILEEYRKAPAVTRQRLFLETIERVLAETENFIIDPAVGGNLMPFLPLGDLIELEEPAEGEE
- a CDS encoding SOS response-associated peptidase; translation: MCGRFALVVSKREVEKLFGLKMSEELTPRYNISPGQIAPVVVSEGAGGSKRIRFMRWGLVPSWAKDPSVGNRLINARCETVREKAAFRSSFLRRRALVPISGFYEWKREGKVKQPYYSILKNSRLFSLAGLWEYWERNEGALETFTILTTTPNNLLRSIHDRMPVIVSPSDIDSWLWNGADQETYARLCSPFPEGEMETYPVSRLVNRPENDGKELIIRQ